In Sulfurisphaera javensis, a single genomic region encodes these proteins:
- the cobB gene encoding NAD-dependent protein deacetylase has translation MECDKVGDMILTSTFAIAFTGAGISTASGIPDFRGPNGLWKKYSPELATIDYFNKDPKGFWEFYSLRMRGLFTALPNKAHYALAELEKLGLIKAIITQNIDGLHQLAGSKNVIELHGTMRKCYCVRCLKTYDSQQILKRIDEGELPPKCECGGVIRPDVVLFGEPVYNISEAIQIARESDLVLSIGSSLTVYPANLIPLTVKENGGKLIILNAEETPLDSIADIVVRERVEEFLPCVVNYIKNQTLHRSS, from the coding sequence ATGGAATGTGATAAAGTTGGTGATATGATTTTAACCTCAACTTTTGCAATAGCCTTCACTGGAGCTGGCATAAGTACAGCTTCCGGAATTCCAGATTTTAGAGGACCAAATGGATTATGGAAAAAATACTCACCAGAATTAGCAACAATAGATTATTTTAACAAAGATCCTAAGGGATTTTGGGAATTTTATTCCTTAAGAATGAGAGGACTTTTTACAGCTTTGCCAAATAAAGCTCATTATGCATTAGCTGAGCTTGAAAAATTAGGATTAATTAAAGCTATAATAACTCAAAATATAGATGGATTACATCAATTAGCTGGGTCTAAGAACGTAATAGAACTTCATGGAACAATGAGGAAATGTTATTGTGTAAGATGTTTAAAAACTTATGATAGTCAACAAATTTTAAAGAGAATTGACGAAGGAGAATTACCTCCTAAATGTGAATGTGGAGGAGTTATTAGACCAGATGTAGTTCTTTTCGGAGAACCAGTATATAACATTTCAGAAGCAATACAAATAGCTAGAGAATCTGATTTAGTTCTTTCTATAGGAAGTTCATTAACTGTATATCCAGCTAATCTAATCCCGTTAACTGTAAAAGAAAATGGAGGAAAATTAATAATTCTAAATGCTGAAGAAACCCCATTAGATAGTATTGCTGATATAGTAGTTAGGGAAAGAGTAGAGGAGTTCCTTCCATGCGTTGTTAATTATATAAAGAATCAGACCCTACACCGCTCTTCATAA
- a CDS encoding DUF3311 domain-containing protein, with protein MKQKYYIAIFVAFLVDIILYSLFPIYNTATTSLGGLPFFYVYQIIMLAVTTVIYLIAAFIKG; from the coding sequence ATGAAACAAAAATATTACATTGCAATATTTGTGGCTTTCCTTGTAGATATAATCCTATACTCTCTGTTCCCAATTTATAATACAGCCACAACAAGTTTAGGAGGACTACCATTCTTCTATGTATATCAAATAATAATGTTAGCAGTGACCACAGTAATCTATCTTATAGCAGCATTTATAAAGGGGTGA
- a CDS encoding sodium:solute symporter: MNPYGLNIDDVTVAVFIALFAVFTFLGFYGMKWRKGDLSRLDEWGLGGRRLGWLLIWFLLGADLFTAYTFIAVPSAFYSTGSLYFFAVPYVAWGFGLAMLTMPRLWTVARNKGYITAADYVKDRFNSKALAVAVAITGAVAELPYIALQIIGMQAVLTVLFIGLGIPIKGTLTSDLALLLAFIVLAAFTFVSGLRGAALSGVFKDILVWITVLTTIAVVLTHYGNFQAALLVSHKVEPKVDFLDLPPKLFMAYWSLALGSTFALYLYPHAINGSLSSENRERLKIGTALLPVYGIGLALITLFGLLIFIVPNALEVVTKTGNGALTVPALIAATTPDWFTGLAFLAIFIGGLVPAAIMAIGVANLLTRNVIGEFTQLSPTNEARLAKILSTVFKFVALLFVFVVPATYAIQLQLLGGIIVSQTLPAVFLSLFTNKLEKNSTLAGWAAGVLTGVGLVLYVNLAVYHFGQLKTSLFTTPLGPMYIALIALGVNLLVTLVGSTIAYSVGWRPYNTITSKDFELEKPEITKQEK; this comes from the coding sequence ATGAATCCTTATGGATTAAACATAGATGATGTTACAGTAGCTGTATTTATTGCACTATTTGCTGTTTTCACTTTCTTAGGATTTTATGGAATGAAATGGAGAAAAGGAGATCTAAGTAGACTTGATGAATGGGGATTAGGAGGAAGAAGGCTTGGGTGGCTATTAATTTGGTTCTTACTAGGGGCTGATTTATTTACAGCATACACATTCATTGCTGTTCCATCAGCATTTTATTCAACCGGGTCATTATACTTCTTTGCTGTTCCTTATGTAGCATGGGGTTTCGGTTTAGCAATGCTTACGATGCCGAGATTATGGACAGTAGCTAGAAACAAGGGTTATATTACAGCTGCAGATTATGTTAAAGACAGATTTAATAGTAAAGCCTTAGCTGTTGCAGTAGCAATAACTGGTGCTGTTGCAGAATTGCCATACATAGCTTTACAAATAATAGGTATGCAAGCAGTATTAACAGTTCTATTCATAGGTCTTGGAATACCGATTAAAGGTACATTAACGAGTGACTTAGCTTTACTTCTTGCCTTCATAGTTTTAGCAGCATTCACTTTTGTTAGTGGATTAAGAGGAGCTGCATTAAGCGGAGTTTTTAAGGACATCCTAGTTTGGATAACAGTCTTGACTACTATAGCTGTAGTCTTAACTCACTATGGTAACTTTCAAGCAGCACTCTTAGTGTCACATAAGGTAGAACCAAAAGTAGATTTCCTCGATCTTCCACCAAAGCTATTTATGGCTTATTGGAGCTTAGCGTTAGGAAGTACTTTCGCATTATATTTATATCCACATGCTATTAACGGTTCATTATCTTCAGAAAATAGAGAAAGATTAAAGATAGGCACTGCATTATTACCTGTTTACGGAATAGGATTAGCGTTAATAACATTATTCGGATTACTTATTTTCATAGTACCTAATGCGTTAGAAGTAGTTACTAAAACTGGAAATGGAGCATTGACAGTGCCAGCATTGATAGCAGCAACAACGCCAGACTGGTTTACTGGTTTAGCGTTTTTAGCTATATTTATAGGTGGTCTAGTACCAGCCGCAATAATGGCAATAGGAGTTGCAAACTTGTTAACTAGAAATGTAATAGGAGAATTTACTCAACTATCTCCTACTAACGAAGCTAGATTAGCGAAGATATTATCTACAGTATTTAAGTTTGTAGCACTACTTTTTGTCTTTGTAGTACCAGCGACTTATGCAATTCAGTTACAGCTACTAGGTGGTATAATTGTTTCTCAAACATTACCCGCTGTATTCTTATCACTCTTTACAAATAAATTAGAGAAGAACTCAACACTAGCAGGATGGGCTGCAGGAGTATTAACTGGAGTAGGATTAGTATTATATGTTAACTTAGCAGTATATCATTTCGGACAACTAAAAACTTCATTATTTACAACTCCATTAGGGCCTATGTATATAGCCTTAATAGCTTTAGGAGTTAATTTACTAGTAACATTAGTGGGTTCTACAATAGCTTATAGTGTGGGATGGAGACCTTATAATACTATAACCTCAAAAGATTTTGAATTAGAAAAGCCTGAGATTACAAAACAAGAAAAATAA
- a CDS encoding MarR family transcriptional regulator — protein MNLRDKVLAYLYDKKSATVEEIANDLKEDSDYVQATLRVLENEKLVRKSEKGLIKKRTIYELTPSGLVEAEKAYEKVKEKANELQQIIQEEGEIPEDYVDLLPLLMTLSLIETMMLEDMLLFDIFNNM, from the coding sequence GTGAACCTAAGAGATAAAGTATTAGCTTATCTTTATGACAAAAAGAGTGCTACAGTTGAGGAAATTGCTAACGATTTAAAGGAAGATAGTGATTACGTTCAAGCTACACTTAGGGTATTAGAAAACGAAAAATTAGTTAGAAAGAGCGAAAAAGGATTAATAAAGAAGAGAACAATTTATGAACTCACTCCAAGTGGTTTAGTAGAAGCTGAAAAAGCCTATGAGAAAGTTAAAGAAAAAGCAAATGAATTACAGCAAATAATTCAAGAAGAAGGAGAAATACCAGAAGATTATGTAGACTTACTTCCCTTATTAATGACATTATCGTTAATAGAAACAATGATGTTAGAAGATATGTTATTATTTGATATATTCAATAATATGTGA
- a CDS encoding cation:proton antiporter, giving the protein MNTSDIVVLTLLELSILLTASQTVRLFTQKYYLPSIFAEIIVGILLSPYAIGGVINNLFHVPLFEINSYLDLFANFSVILLVFAAGLSHGFKNLKSSGLLGFLAATFGAVIPTVLVYFTFSIVYPSQVSALMGAASAATSLAATSTIIEDFKLYKRKFSRIVISAAALDDVVSLIILSVVLEIESIKILSFLNILYNITITVISWLIILFLAVFIIPRVLEYVRDDLINDVSLVILFSVVFLMLLLGFEPIIASFIVGIAIAESIKSSKISSFTSALLSIFGPIFFIYVGMETPIKIFINANDVLLGLLMSFLAIIGKIAGIFPFAFIYTKDLKESFLASVGMLPRGEVGLIVATLGLSSAIIDINQFSQIIIMALLTTIIGGTLFTFLIKRWILKQSA; this is encoded by the coding sequence GTGAATACTAGTGATATTGTAGTTCTAACTCTTTTAGAGCTCTCAATCCTTCTAACTGCCTCACAAACTGTTAGATTATTTACTCAGAAGTATTATTTACCTTCTATTTTTGCTGAGATAATTGTCGGAATATTATTAAGCCCTTATGCTATTGGAGGAGTTATAAATAATTTATTTCACGTTCCTTTATTCGAAATAAATTCTTATTTAGATTTATTTGCTAACTTTTCAGTAATCCTTTTAGTCTTTGCGGCTGGATTGTCTCACGGTTTTAAAAACTTAAAATCATCAGGTCTATTAGGTTTCTTAGCAGCAACTTTTGGTGCTGTAATTCCCACTGTCTTGGTTTACTTTACTTTTAGTATTGTTTATCCTTCTCAAGTTTCCGCCTTAATGGGAGCAGCAAGTGCAGCAACAAGTCTTGCGGCAACTTCAACAATCATAGAGGATTTTAAACTTTATAAGAGAAAATTTTCTAGGATAGTAATTTCTGCTGCAGCACTTGATGACGTAGTTTCTTTAATTATTCTCTCTGTTGTACTAGAAATTGAAAGTATTAAAATCCTTTCTTTTTTAAATATTTTATATAATATAACAATTACTGTAATTTCTTGGCTAATTATTCTTTTTTTAGCTGTGTTTATAATACCAAGAGTTTTAGAATATGTTAGAGATGATCTTATTAATGATGTTTCTTTAGTAATTCTTTTTTCTGTAGTCTTTTTGATGCTTTTACTCGGGTTTGAACCTATAATTGCCTCATTTATCGTTGGTATAGCTATTGCAGAAAGCATAAAATCAAGCAAAATTTCATCCTTTACATCAGCTTTATTATCTATATTTGGACCTATATTCTTTATCTATGTAGGAATGGAAACTCCCATAAAGATTTTCATAAACGCAAATGACGTTCTTTTAGGATTATTAATGTCCTTCTTAGCAATTATAGGGAAAATTGCTGGTATCTTTCCTTTTGCTTTTATTTATACTAAGGACTTGAAAGAATCTTTCTTAGCCTCTGTCGGTATGTTACCTAGAGGAGAAGTAGGTCTAATTGTTGCTACATTAGGTTTGTCTTCAGCTATAATAGATATAAATCAATTTTCTCAGATAATAATTATGGCTTTACTTACAACTATTATAGGAGGTACTCTATTTACCTTTCTTATAAAGAGATGGATATTAAAACAGTCAGCTTAA
- a CDS encoding molybdopterin-dependent oxidoreductase, producing the protein MIACTRDCYDTCIFDLNYKPLNIFPVNGFTCSRGITDLKRNKMNRIDSAYIEGKQVAIEEAIKYVVKKLKEYKKEEILHVDYDGNQGLLTWYYPARFWNAIGSASTDYSICSAEGHEAIKLHYGTSFGALPEEFEKYNAVVFWGSEAVFSFIHGWRILSKKYKITIDVRVSETAKRSEKFYIINPSSDAFLAIGIIKVLLYEGLYEESLLDDLDSLRQYVNQYDFSLIEDVTGLSEDQIEELAELYYYYKPLTIIGFALGRTFQGGYAISLISLIPALLGLKRGFYYSNSQGWGIDFSYLRGFHISKPSRIVGMAEVGKEVEKGNVKFLFTWNSNPIHSLPGSDKIKEAVEEGRLFLVSHDPFWNETTKLANVVIPAPTFLEKYDVVYGYWHDYLVFNEPISPSHGITEVELNKMLAKEYGISSHPLIEEDEWTAINIAIKGTGISLKELKEKKVVKINRKIEIEKVKVKPLPNLSLPPKGKYLVFSSHPNYTNSQFKEVYPQLPIAYTKDVEGIGYIENSNGKVKVIFKKDESIPDNVVFMYKSSLIDLNGKPINSLIGSEKGKYSGTPLLNGTIVKITLLK; encoded by the coding sequence ATGATTGCTTGTACAAGAGACTGTTATGATACTTGTATCTTTGACTTAAATTATAAACCTTTGAATATTTTTCCTGTAAATGGCTTTACTTGTTCTAGGGGAATAACTGATTTAAAGAGGAATAAAATGAACAGAATTGATTCTGCTTATATTGAAGGTAAACAAGTTGCAATAGAGGAGGCAATAAAATATGTTGTAAAGAAGCTTAAGGAATACAAAAAAGAAGAAATATTACACGTTGATTATGATGGAAATCAAGGTCTTTTAACATGGTACTATCCAGCAAGGTTTTGGAATGCGATAGGTTCAGCATCAACAGATTATTCTATATGCTCTGCTGAAGGACATGAGGCAATAAAACTACATTATGGTACCTCTTTTGGTGCTCTACCAGAAGAATTTGAAAAATATAATGCAGTAGTTTTCTGGGGATCTGAAGCAGTTTTCTCATTTATTCATGGCTGGAGAATTTTATCGAAAAAGTATAAAATAACAATTGATGTAAGAGTGAGCGAGACTGCAAAGAGAAGTGAGAAGTTTTATATAATTAATCCAAGCTCTGATGCATTTCTTGCAATTGGCATAATTAAAGTTCTGTTATATGAAGGTTTATACGAAGAATCCCTTTTAGATGATTTAGACTCTCTTAGGCAATATGTTAATCAATATGATTTTTCTCTCATCGAAGATGTCACTGGTTTAAGTGAAGATCAGATAGAAGAATTAGCTGAACTTTACTATTATTATAAACCATTAACAATTATAGGTTTTGCATTAGGGAGAACATTTCAAGGAGGGTATGCAATATCTTTAATTTCTCTAATTCCAGCTCTCTTAGGATTAAAAAGAGGATTTTATTATTCAAATAGCCAAGGATGGGGAATTGATTTCTCTTACTTAAGGGGCTTTCACATTTCTAAACCTAGTAGAATAGTTGGTATGGCTGAAGTTGGAAAAGAGGTTGAAAAAGGAAATGTAAAGTTCTTATTTACGTGGAACTCTAATCCTATACATTCTTTACCTGGATCAGATAAGATTAAAGAGGCAGTTGAAGAAGGTAGGCTGTTTTTAGTATCTCATGACCCCTTTTGGAATGAAACTACAAAATTAGCTAACGTTGTTATTCCAGCCCCCACTTTTTTAGAAAAATATGACGTGGTTTATGGTTACTGGCATGACTACCTAGTCTTTAACGAACCAATATCTCCTTCCCACGGAATAACCGAAGTTGAATTAAATAAAATGTTAGCTAAAGAGTATGGGATTTCATCTCATCCATTAATTGAAGAGGACGAATGGACAGCAATAAACATAGCAATAAAAGGGACGGGGATTTCTCTTAAAGAATTGAAAGAAAAGAAAGTAGTAAAAATAAATAGGAAAATTGAAATTGAGAAAGTTAAAGTAAAACCATTACCAAATCTCTCACTCCCTCCAAAGGGCAAATATTTAGTATTCTCTTCTCACCCTAATTATACTAATTCACAATTTAAAGAGGTATATCCTCAGCTTCCTATAGCTTATACTAAAGATGTTGAAGGAATAGGCTACATTGAAAACTCAAATGGAAAAGTAAAAGTGATATTCAAGAAGGATGAAAGCATCCCAGACAACGTTGTCTTTATGTATAAGAGTAGTTTAATTGATTTAAATGGTAAACCCATTAACTCTCTAATAGGAAGTGAGAAGGGAAAATATAGTGGAACTCCTTTACTTAACGGAACTATTGTTAAAATCACTCTGTTGAAATAA
- the sul7d gene encoding Sul7d family chromatin protein has translation MVTVKFKYKGEEKEVDISKIKKVWRVGKMISFTYDDNGKTGRGAVSEKDAPKELIQMLEKSGKK, from the coding sequence ATGGTAACAGTAAAGTTCAAGTATAAGGGAGAGGAAAAAGAAGTAGACATTTCAAAGATAAAGAAGGTTTGGAGAGTAGGAAAAATGATATCATTCACTTATGACGACAATGGTAAAACTGGCAGAGGTGCTGTAAGCGAAAAAGATGCACCAAAAGAACTAATACAAATGTTAGAAAAATCTGGAAAGAAATAA
- a CDS encoding M61 family peptidase, with the protein MRFVVTPRHRYLEVEGEGKEGVVTFPTWVPGSYFIREPERNVIFYDGYPLSKNKFWINGKFKYVYYANSKDQREVISLSDYLFINPVSLFPFQDLNEKYCVKININWPIHTTLKREGEWFCAENYDEFADAPIQSSPYLKLIKIDESHFISTIDDFNEIEKLQRILNTLDNYMEDKVENYIFFFRRSDKNFGGIEHKDSSAIVVNWDRKDLLWLFAHEYFHRWNVKRMKPKDLEINYESETYTDLLWVAEGLTDYIAFLSLIDSEVISSNEALKSIANILQNLTFPGFKKMSVAESSKFTWIKLYKKDENYLNIGISYYDAGFIIGLLMDFTIRERSKCEKSIVNFMRELYKVKRYTYSDVKRIAEKFGIDFLDEVVYKRNPPLFDLLGHYLEIKFTDKHKPYYGIKVENNIITFIEDDSPAYLAGLNIGDEIVAIDGVKKSLEVKDSMVLTVLREGRLKEIKLSSGKNPGHRILLRGEGGLFKCLFKSEKGEGEGEQKIL; encoded by the coding sequence ATGAGATTTGTTGTAACACCAAGACACAGATATCTTGAAGTAGAGGGAGAGGGTAAAGAAGGAGTAGTAACTTTTCCAACGTGGGTACCAGGGTCTTATTTTATAAGGGAACCAGAAAGAAATGTAATTTTTTATGATGGTTATCCATTATCAAAAAATAAGTTTTGGATTAATGGAAAGTTCAAATACGTTTATTACGCTAATTCAAAAGATCAAAGAGAAGTAATTTCCTTATCAGACTATCTGTTTATAAATCCAGTTTCTTTATTTCCATTTCAAGACCTTAATGAGAAGTATTGCGTAAAGATAAATATAAATTGGCCTATACATACTACCCTAAAAAGAGAAGGAGAATGGTTCTGTGCAGAAAATTATGATGAATTTGCTGACGCACCGATTCAATCATCGCCTTATTTAAAATTAATAAAAATTGATGAATCTCATTTTATTTCTACTATAGATGACTTTAATGAAATAGAAAAACTACAAAGAATACTAAATACATTAGATAATTACATGGAAGATAAAGTGGAAAATTATATTTTCTTTTTTAGGAGGAGTGATAAAAATTTTGGAGGAATAGAGCATAAGGATTCCTCAGCCATAGTAGTTAATTGGGATAGGAAAGACCTTTTATGGCTATTTGCCCATGAATACTTTCACAGATGGAATGTAAAAAGAATGAAACCTAAAGATCTTGAGATTAATTACGAATCAGAAACTTATACGGACTTACTTTGGGTCGCTGAAGGATTAACAGATTATATTGCTTTTCTTTCTTTGATAGACAGCGAAGTGATTAGTTCTAATGAAGCCCTAAAATCTATAGCCAATATCCTACAAAATCTTACCTTTCCGGGTTTTAAGAAAATGAGCGTAGCTGAATCATCTAAATTTACATGGATAAAACTATATAAAAAAGACGAAAACTACTTGAATATTGGAATTTCTTACTATGATGCAGGATTTATTATAGGCCTTTTGATGGATTTTACAATACGAGAAAGAAGTAAATGTGAAAAAAGCATAGTAAATTTCATGAGAGAGTTATATAAAGTAAAAAGATATACATATAGTGATGTAAAGAGAATAGCAGAAAAATTTGGGATAGACTTTTTAGATGAAGTAGTTTATAAAAGAAATCCACCACTATTTGATCTTCTAGGACATTATCTTGAGATAAAATTTACCGATAAACATAAGCCTTACTACGGAATAAAAGTAGAAAATAATATAATAACATTTATTGAAGATGATTCACCAGCATACTTGGCTGGACTTAATATTGGAGACGAAATAGTTGCTATTGATGGTGTAAAGAAATCTCTTGAAGTTAAAGACTCTATGGTACTTACTGTGTTAAGAGAAGGTAGACTTAAGGAAATTAAATTAAGCAGTGGCAAAAATCCTGGACATAGAATTTTATTAAGAGGAGAAGGCGGATTGTTTAAGTGCTTATTTAAATCAGAAAAAGGAGAAGGAGAGGGAGAACAAAAAATTTTATAA
- a CDS encoding histidine phosphatase family protein: MLYIVRHGKATGKDENAVLTEEGIKETELIASKIKISPTIIYSSPLPRAKQTAEIFSKYTGAKVVILDVLRPEKDPSMLKSFSYDGVMLVGHNPMISNYLSSLLNYQIELGNSCIAGIEKTLKLLICPEYLKS, translated from the coding sequence ATGCTATATATTGTAAGACATGGAAAAGCTACTGGCAAGGATGAGAATGCTGTCTTAACTGAAGAAGGTATAAAAGAGACCGAGCTTATCGCCAGTAAGATAAAAATCTCTCCTACAATAATATATTCTTCTCCATTACCTAGAGCTAAACAAACAGCAGAAATATTTAGCAAATACACTGGGGCTAAAGTAGTAATTCTGGACGTCTTAAGACCAGAGAAGGATCCTTCAATGTTAAAGTCTTTTTCCTATGATGGAGTAATGCTAGTAGGGCATAATCCTATGATTTCTAATTACCTTAGCAGTTTATTAAATTATCAAATAGAACTAGGTAATTCGTGTATAGCTGGTATTGAAAAGACATTAAAACTCTTAATTTGTCCAGAGTATCTTAAGTCATGA
- a CDS encoding MFS transporter: MNRNKFLAIGLLVMGFNSLYQYSWNALEPLLKSGFNVSLVQIALGFTLFSIFSSAFQPIGGHFADKQGPRKIGLISAILSAIGFLGTYFSPNIYFFYFVWSLGSIGEGILYGIAANLAMKWFRDRMGFATGIVSMGFGLGSAIANPFIAMAGNYKIVTLVIGLTEIILLPALLSLSQYPPKLTGQAPKQVILSLKFWLIYVSFVGAVVPLTVMSSELPVLGKNLPQQELILLISILPLLSGGLRPFFGFIADRLGILKTTLLLNVIITLGAGLLLINELPASTILIGFAGGSMITLYFNVAGEIFGTRFSTVNSGILYTGKALGGALGSVVFAIIYQIGLTFSEIYTLLCGLIGVISLLFVFISTRRKIA, encoded by the coding sequence ATGAACAGAAACAAGTTCTTAGCCATTGGACTATTAGTAATGGGGTTTAACTCATTATATCAGTACTCATGGAATGCCTTAGAACCATTACTAAAGTCTGGATTTAACGTAAGTTTAGTTCAAATAGCTTTAGGTTTTACTTTATTTAGTATCTTTTCCTCAGCATTTCAACCAATTGGAGGACATTTTGCAGATAAGCAAGGACCGAGAAAAATTGGTTTAATTTCAGCAATACTTTCAGCAATAGGTTTCTTAGGAACGTATTTCTCACCTAACATTTATTTCTTCTATTTCGTATGGTCATTAGGAAGTATAGGAGAAGGAATTCTTTATGGTATTGCAGCTAATTTAGCTATGAAATGGTTTAGAGACAGAATGGGATTTGCTACTGGAATAGTTTCAATGGGATTTGGATTAGGTTCTGCCATAGCAAATCCTTTCATCGCTATGGCTGGAAATTATAAGATAGTAACTCTTGTGATAGGATTAACTGAAATAATTTTACTTCCGGCACTTCTCTCTTTATCACAATATCCCCCAAAGTTAACTGGCCAAGCACCAAAGCAAGTTATTCTCTCTCTTAAATTCTGGTTAATTTATGTATCCTTTGTTGGAGCTGTAGTACCCTTAACAGTAATGTCTTCTGAACTACCAGTTTTAGGAAAGAATTTACCTCAACAAGAACTTATTCTTTTGATATCCATTTTACCTTTATTAAGTGGAGGTTTAAGACCATTCTTTGGTTTTATTGCTGATAGACTTGGAATACTTAAAACTACATTGTTACTTAACGTTATTATAACATTAGGGGCAGGATTATTACTTATAAACGAATTGCCAGCTTCAACAATCCTTATAGGATTTGCTGGCGGGTCAATGATTACACTATATTTTAACGTAGCTGGCGAAATATTCGGTACAAGATTTTCTACTGTAAATAGTGGAATATTATACACTGGCAAAGCATTAGGAGGAGCTTTAGGAAGTGTTGTTTTTGCGATAATTTATCAGATAGGATTAACATTTTCTGAAATTTACACACTACTGTGCGGATTAATAGGGGTAATAAGCCTTTTATTCGTATTTATATCGACAAGGAGGAAAATTGCTTAA
- a CDS encoding TIGR00266 family protein yields MPQYQIFGNDLQYLKVVLAPGEGIYADAGHMVAKQSTVTMQTKLRGGLLAGIKRALTGGSFFVTEFYGPGELYLSGIFPGKILQIPLNGGGILAEAHTFLAAETTVNYEAQLARLTAGWLGGEGLFLAKFNGFGNVFLHSYGDVIIKDLAPGEILQVEASHLMAFQQGMNYDVQLVGGLRSIFFSHEGLFFVTIQGPGRVWLHTLTAEQLASALIPYLPQGQQGGIQLPF; encoded by the coding sequence ATGCCACAATATCAAATATTTGGGAATGATCTGCAATATCTAAAAGTTGTTTTAGCACCAGGAGAAGGAATATATGCTGATGCTGGACATATGGTAGCTAAACAATCTACAGTTACTATGCAAACTAAACTTAGGGGTGGTCTTTTAGCTGGTATAAAAAGAGCATTAACTGGTGGATCATTTTTTGTTACAGAATTTTACGGTCCTGGAGAGCTTTATCTTTCTGGGATTTTTCCTGGGAAAATACTCCAAATACCATTGAATGGTGGTGGAATTTTAGCTGAAGCTCACACATTTCTAGCAGCGGAAACTACAGTCAATTATGAAGCCCAGTTAGCTAGATTAACTGCTGGGTGGTTAGGTGGAGAAGGATTATTTTTAGCAAAGTTTAATGGCTTTGGTAATGTATTTTTACATTCATATGGAGACGTTATAATAAAGGACCTAGCGCCAGGTGAAATTCTTCAAGTAGAAGCTTCTCATTTAATGGCTTTTCAACAAGGGATGAATTATGATGTTCAATTAGTGGGTGGATTAAGATCCATATTCTTCTCTCATGAAGGTTTATTCTTTGTGACAATTCAAGGCCCTGGAAGAGTATGGTTACATACGCTAACAGCTGAACAACTTGCCTCTGCTCTAATTCCTTATTTACCACAAGGCCAGCAAGGAGGAATTCAACTACCATTTTAG
- the proC gene encoding pyrroline-5-carboxylate reductase, which yields MCLMKVAIIGVGKIGYAILKGVKSLNAEIIGTGRSEITIERIKKEGVEATKDNDYAVRKSEIVILAVKPQHFNSVLREVSKTAWNGKKIVSIMAGIKISTLVRLTGAKVYRAMPNINAIVGKATTALAEEKDEEIEKIFKTLGSVYWVSEELLDAWTAIIGSGPAFIAEIIDAFALGAVACGMPRDLAYEAILDMVEGTVTTLKREKTHPVLLRDQVTTPAGTTIRGLMTMESEGIKSAIIKTIEAAYQRSATIGKEIDKMFENTE from the coding sequence ATTTGTTTAATGAAAGTTGCAATTATAGGCGTAGGCAAAATTGGTTACGCAATTCTAAAAGGTGTAAAATCACTTAATGCAGAAATAATTGGAACTGGCAGAAGCGAAATCACTATAGAGAGAATTAAAAAAGAAGGAGTGGAGGCTACTAAAGATAATGACTATGCTGTTAGAAAAAGTGAAATAGTTATATTAGCAGTGAAACCTCAACATTTTAATTCAGTGCTAAGAGAAGTTAGCAAAACAGCCTGGAATGGTAAAAAAATTGTTTCTATAATGGCTGGTATTAAAATTTCTACTTTAGTTAGACTTACTGGAGCTAAAGTATATAGGGCTATGCCAAATATTAATGCTATAGTTGGGAAAGCAACTACAGCATTAGCTGAAGAGAAAGATGAAGAAATAGAAAAGATATTCAAAACGCTAGGAAGTGTTTATTGGGTTTCTGAGGAATTACTTGATGCTTGGACTGCAATTATAGGTAGTGGTCCAGCTTTTATTGCTGAAATTATTGATGCATTTGCCTTAGGTGCAGTAGCCTGTGGAATGCCAAGAGATCTAGCATATGAAGCAATTTTGGATATGGTAGAGGGAACTGTAACAACTTTAAAAAGAGAAAAAACTCATCCAGTTCTTTTGAGAGACCAAGTTACTACACCAGCAGGTACTACAATTAGGGGGTTAATGACTATGGAAAGTGAGGGAATAAAATCTGCAATTATAAAAACCATTGAAGCTGCGTATCAACGTTCTGCTACTATAGGTAAAGAAATAGATAAAATGTTTGAAAACACTGAGTAA